The genomic interval CACACAATCTCAACTCTCTTTCTCTAGGGCTTTTTCACTCTCACAATATGTTCTCACACATTTGCCTCTTTTGTACACTCTGAGTTGCTGAACACACTtacaaaagaacatatatatatatatatatatatagtgaaaaatGGCACTGGAAATCCTAAACGAAAAAACTAGGTTCTTCGGTCAAGTGCATCTCGAGCAAACAACCAATTGAATATTGGCTCGAGCAGTCTGTTGAGCGCTGCTCGACCAAACACCAGGGTTAGTGTTTCTCTGGAGCCCACTGTCGCGCGAGCTTTGAGCGAACTCATGAGTTGACATTCGCTCAAGCCCACTATCGAGTGCCcctcgagcgaactcacgggttgacTATGtccttatctttttaaatttgtgtcATTTAACAAGGTCCATTCTTGAAAACCTCTTGGAGGTTTGCTTCATCTGACTACATTCCCGAATGACTGAAAACCCAAGTACAGACTCAATGGCCGGCACATATGATCAGCATCCAACAAGGAAATTGTCCATATATAAATCTGGCCTATAACTAAAGAAACTTTTAAGTTTGGCGAGGAGGACACACCCTCACACGGTTTGAAAAGggttaaatttaaatttaaaacaagttcTTGCTAATCAGCATTATACCAAGTACATATTAGAACTAGCTAGTAAGAATGACTAATATCTAAATCTAACAAAAGATTTCGTACACAAAGTGAGCAAGTGCGCATGCACAAGCATCATGTACATTAAAAAGGGCAGGTGGGACGTGGTGAACTAACATCATTATACAAGGCAAACCCTATCTCTCTCTAGAGAGAACCGAAATCAAACTGTACTGATCTCCAGTACTCGGTTTCAACTAAAGTGGGGATCCCTATATAGCTCTAGCTAGAAACTTTAATATTGCATGCATCATTTTATAATGAGAAGCTGAAAGAATCTAACAAAGTGGTCCTGATCctttccctagctagctagctggcaaATTAGGTCACGAATAGGCCAGaccatctaaattcatctttaacAAAAGACGTAGTGCATTATGGTTTTGATCTTCTGTTAATTACCTTTGAGTGGAGACAGCACTTATCTccttatatacatatatatcatatatatattatatatatatatatatatatatatatatatgctggagTACTACTGCTTGCTAGAGCCTTTCCCCACAGCCGCATGCACACTCTTGAAAGGCCAACTCAACTATCAAAAAGCAGCTGCACATTCCCTATCATCATCTCTCTTATAAACAATATCATGATAATCAAATGcttaatatataaacatttacTTCTAAATTAAAGGCttaaattaagtaaatatattatcaGCATGCACGAGGTAGCTAGGCACATtcacttttgtataatctcatGTATATCTATCcaagagattatatatatagaagtaaattCATAAAGTAGTGATGTCCTGCTTGATGTAtggtacgttaaattgtaaattatcttaaaatagatctaacgaatcatgTGAAATacgtcagtttatgaatttacttttatctaatcattttatgtgtatatatatatatatataaacccaaACTTGGAGCAAGCACCACCACATCATGCGGCCATAAGGATCGATGCTATCATAGGTTAACAGATGAAATCAcgaagaaaaggaaattaatgAATTACTTATTGCCTaactttatgttttttaatatttatgaaaagaagTAGATATGTATGTACCTAATAACTGCTTAACCTAATGCCAACTCATGATATAGTGCATGATGACagcttattatatattgtaatggacatttaaatttattaagcacgtatataatttatttaatgcaTGCAGTATCTATAACAGTATATCTCAACTCAGGCGTGACAGATCATGATCAGATGTTAggcaacatgcatgcatgcaagttggttataaaatacatatatcgATATTGTGATTGTTAAATTTTGTTAAACAAGAAGTTCtcaaaaattgtatataatgaTTCATgggtattatatattattgtattgccattttctttttctttttctttaatatatatatagtaaacttTCGTTGCTAGCTATCATaacaatatatgaaaatactgtctcgttatttatttatttttttataaaggaaaaagatAATTGTTCCAAACAAATAACAGCAAGTGCATATTAAGGCTCCTAAAAGTTGGGTTAAATACTATAGTAGTTCTAGCAATTTTGGATTTTGGACAAATTGGTTATTATACTCTAGCTAGTCTTGTGTAATTTTCAAGTACTTTGACTATTTAATCTTAGTGCCATCATTTTATACCATCATCATGCATGTACTGTTATTTCCactaagagaaatgctttagatCACACAAaaagatctcacaaaaataaacttacaaactaatgTAGCTTAAtgtggtacgttagattgtCAAGATACtgttattgaaaaataaatataacgtatCAAATGAAATCgtgtcaatttatgagttttatttttataaaatttctttattattgtagcacttctctttcACCAGGGATGAGGCCAAGGGGGGCCAAGGCTCTTacccaaaagaaatttaatagatatatatatatatatatatataatcttgtatttaatttgtatatctttcttaaaattttatatgctttttttttgttcttgtccATAATTCATATCTAGTACCGGCCAATGCTCTTAAATGACCAGTCTTAAGGGATGTTTTGCAAATTGTCAACAAATttttaacagattttttttttttatatttcatcaaattagaatttgatctcatttaaaattttatggtaaCACGaaccaaaaaaacataaaaaattatggtaactacattttattttcctgttttatttcaagaaattaaattagaatataatattcacTTTTggttatttctattttaaagtttgtaattaTCTATGTGaaacatattaataaaaaaactccaCGTTCACTCAATAGCTGGCTACATAGTATATAATTGCGctatttaaaaacttttaaatgtaTGACGTTAGTGTTATACATTATTCAACAAAATACTAAACTTAGTTTCTAGTTTACATATATTACCTCTTTCTTATAATTCCTAAATAAATCGTTTCTATAGTTCAACCTCTTTTCATAATTGCAACATATAAAAAACATAGATATAAAATCATCGGTATTAATCATGCAAGACTAcaagtttgaaatttatttatttttctttcaacttaTTTGTTACTCAACTTTTCTTTATCAATTTGTTAAATGTGttcctaaaattttttaattcagtAAGATGTGATTGTTGTTATTGGGCTTAATAGGAAGATAAAGGACTAATTAAATGATCAAATTGAAATGGTAATaagtaaaaaaacttaaaattggATTAATATCGAAAGCAATCTTATAATAGTCAAATAATAACAACCCTAATAGAAAGTGTTTTTCACGTTCATATTATATACATTCCAACTgattctttaatatatattttttctcaaaattgtagatctccaaaaattattttgtaaaaaaaaaaacaaacaaattagcGATGGACAACGAAACATCTGAAGTAGTGCACATTAAaactagggctgagcaaaaatccaaaaatctgACTCCgttttgtcggagtcggagtaggaattcttttttaattttttcagtcGGAGTTGGATTAGGAGGTGTCGTTGGACCGACTCCCCAATATTGTtcatgtattataaaaatatgtatttatctatatatttatcatacataatagtatagttatataatattataatattataactagaacttatataattaaattcaataatatacttgttGGGATAAAGTTGACTGGGTCCAACCCATTGAAaacctatcactaataataagagAAGAGATAAAGCCAAGAGATATGGTCAAGAATAGATGAGGGATTTCGATTCAgattcctaaaagaaaaatgtttcttAAGGTAAGCAAAACTCAATCACTTGAAAGGAGGAAAAGACTTCTATAAAAAGAGAATATCTCTACAAATTTGGGGCTCTCGATGACTTCTCTACGCACAATAACTCCGAAAGATTTTATCTCAAGGGATGCACCGTCTTCAACCTCCCAAAaccttaaattttttcattgtattgagAGTTATGTAAAATCACCTATAATAATGGATTTCGCCTCAAATAGCCTGTAGACATAGGTATTacgtcgaaccacgtaaatttatgtatctctctttatttatttttatttacttatttactatttatttcatAGGGCAGAGAATATTTCTTTCCTCCCTTCCAATgtattgtgtaattttttacattaacaattgGTGCTATCtatagaattaatttattaatcctCTGTATCAGAAGTGGGAGAAAGAAATTCTCCGACTTATGATATGTCTCCAAAGAAGCATATAAGTGTCATGTTTCTTTCTATGTTATCTTTCACTTGGGTTTTAATTCAATGAAAATTGTCaatcaaaaaaataagtaaataacatgtGCCAGACACAATGTGCAGTGTGCAACGTTCACTCCGAAGGTCTACACACCAGGCATCTGTGAGCCGACGGAACCACTACCAGCTACAACCATGGCCAACATAAGCTTAGCCCACCATAGAGCTCTTCGTCACTTCCAGTACATGCGACAACACCCCTCCACCGATTGAAGTCCCCTCTAGCTTTGAAACTAGGCCAACCTCGAACCGGAGACAAAGACCACCAGCGGTCGTTTCTGCTGCTAGTGGGCTTCTACAGAGATGAGAAACAGCGAGCGAGTTCACTACCCACGCCCACTGTTCCTCGCCACCCCTATGGCGAGCAACGATCTCACGAAGTAGTTAACTACCTATGGCGGACAATGATGCACGATGAGCAAAGATCTTGTTGTGGGCAACCCGACCGACATCATTTGGCCGATAACTTGATGGAATCTATTAATATTTGGAGTTTAAGggttttatttagaattttatgtgttagaatttgtttaaataattgcTCATTAAACATTAACGAACATTGGGAAGGAATTTTTGTATTAAACTGACTATTAATTTTCTCTATTCCTAGTTCTTTATAATAAAGCTGTGCGTACGTGACTCATCATTTACCCAAAATCAACGACTTATCATTGTTGGTtatctattaataaatttttatttattaattaaatttaatcgCACTTCTGGGAGTTTTATTTGggattttatttgtttactaattttatttgaaatatcatCTCTTTTAACTGTTGTATATGAAATAAggtaaatgatatttgtagttatagaGTATGCGCGTTAGTatcgtgcattttttttttaaatgaataaatatgaaatttataaaattaattatttaatagtgaacctcatcattttttaaaaagaatacacgACACTTGCATAACTCAtgactatatttaacattattttaaaaatcctATGTCACAGCAGTCTTATATAGTGACTTCATCCCGTAGAATgcaaatgaaagaagaaagattAAGAACAAACACAAATTCAAGAACTGGACCAAGATTCCATTAACAAATCTTGGagagaattttcgaggaattctCAAAACCTCAACAATCACCCTTCAATGTCTTTCGATGCAGAACAACGAACCACTTCCAGCTTTTATACTTACGGGAAATGTGTTCATTACAGAGCCAAAAACGCAACGTTTCGAATTAGTAATAAAACACAaacaatgaaagaataaaagaacACCTTAGCTTCCCTTTCTAAGTAAAACACACTGTTTTTGCAACAAAAtgcacaattttattaaatcaaaCGCCCTGTTTCACGCTGACTTCTTCTTTTATACTTCCAGTCTTTGAAGTAGTTGATCTCCACGACAATCTCCTCCCCTTAAAGCCTTACCCCTAAGGCCAATTGACTGATTCTCTGGAACCTGCTACTACAGGTTCCCCCCTACACCAAAGAACCTTGCCTATAAGGTGGGGATAAAGACCACGTAACTTCCACAAGGATTCCCAATGTCTTCCACTAGGGCCCCTAGCCATTTAATCAATCTTCTCTATTTCGGATTTTTTATAGTGAGGATACCTGTAAGGCCTCAATGAAACTGGAGGGGTCCCTTTTTTCAACACAATCTGATGATCAAAAGCTCGTGGAGGTGGCAGTCCTACTGGCTACTCAAACACTGCCTTGAACTCCTCAAGTACTTCAGCATGCAACTTCAATCTGCACTACACTGCCTCCTTTTAGTTTCTCCACTACCACTAACTGCAGCAGCCAAGCACTTTTCCTtacaaaaaaagattttaattgTTTACTAGTAGTCTCCACTTCAATACACTCAGAATTAAGACTTTGTAGGGTCAGGTTGCCCTCCTTCACTGCAAACTTCATGGTCATGTTTGTGAAGTCCCAATTTATAGGACCTAATGTTTTCAGCCACTGCACACTAAGAACTATATCACAAGCCCCGACACATGAAAAGGCACCAAAAATTTAGTCCCTTGAATCTTTATAACCTCCTCACACTTCCCTTGACTGAGAATTTTATCCCCATTAGCAACCTTTACTTGCAGATTAGAATCCCACTCAATCTTCAGTTTTGCTGCCTCAACTACTAATAGATCTAGGAAGTTATGAGTAAGTACCAAGTTTACCAAGCAATCTCACAGCATTATTACTAGGGAAACCAGAGATTGCATGGATCGCAAATCCAAACGTACTCCCCTCGGCATAAAGCCTCTTTCTTCTTGACCAACCATCTTGGTCTCATGATATTCATTCTGAGACTGATCATCTTGTCTACTTTCAACTAAAAAATGAATCATGTTGGTAAGTTGATCTAACCTTTGAGAGATACCCTGAATGCTCATGATTCTCCAACTGACTTTGCATCACTTCTTGGTGTTTTTGAGACGTTTCTTGTTGTAACTTCATCGTTGCGGACCGTGTGCCTTCTGTCATTGTAGGATCGTCTTCAATCAGACACCGATTGTCACGGGTAGTCTTATACTCCATTGACTTCTTCCCACGAaagaatgtaaattaaaaaagaaaaattaagaacaaaCACAATTCAAAAACCGAACCAAGATTCCATTGACAAATCTTGGagagaattttcgaggaattctTCGAACCTCCACAATCACCCTTCAATGTCTTTTGATACATAACAACGAGCACCTTTCCGCTTATATACTAGCGGCAAATGTGTTTATTATAGAGCCAAAACGCAACGTTTCGAATTAGTAATAAAACGCaaacattgaaaaaataaaacgcACACCTTAGCTTCCCTTTCTATGTAAAACACActgttttattaagttttttttacaataaaacgCACAGTTCTATTAAAccaaacgcaccgtttcacgCTGACTTCTTCTTTTATACTTGGTTGATCTCCATGACACCCTAATAATTGAAGGATACAAAGtgtacttttcttcttttttatttttcccctctGCGCCTGATCCTCCCACTAGGACTTTCACATCAACGGtttagattgaaagaaaaaagattacaGAAGAAATACAATGGTTTAGAAGCAGAACTTAAAATGAAACGTCCAACATTTGAAAGATAAGAAATTCTTTCTAATTACCATAATGGGATCAAGATCCAAGATCTCAACAGAAAGGggtagaaaaaaaatacaagttagCCTATCATTAATTGATCTATCAGCTTGATTCACGCTATAAACAGGTTATATGGCAGCAGGAGCAACCCAAAGCAAAAGACAGAACAAAAATGGTGCAGCATCCTTCAGGTCTTAGTTTGAAAACCCAAGTACCTAAAACCCGGCAATTATATGACCAAGAAGCCTGCGGCATCATTTTGTCTCTAATTGGAAACTACCCCGAGGAGCAACAAGAActtttcccatttttctttcttagacGGTATATCCTAGCTAGTCTATCAACCCTATGCACATTACATTCCCATTTCAAAGATAGCAGAAATGGGATGAGCCAACTCCTTCTCCTTGTTCAGGTGTGGCTCTTTTAACTTTCAGAACACCCATCATGGCGCAGGCATTTGAACACGTGATGCTCAAGGTACTTCTGAAACTCTCATGCATAAGCTCCATGATCAGCACCCAAGTGTCTCGGCCAAGCTTATGGGATGCAGCAAGTTTTGTTGCTGGTTACTGTCCAACAGAGAAATCCCAACACCATCAATGGCGTTATTAGATTCATATGCTGTATCCTTCGAAGAGGTGGTCATTTGCTTTAGAAGCTGGACAAGTGACAAAAATATATCTATCCTCGTTACGTGACTGCTTGCCTGTAACACAATTTGAGAACAGTAAACAAATAAGAAACAGATAGCGGATTTGTTTTTGGAATGAATGTGACGTGATCTTATTATTTCGTCGTATCTTATTATCTAGTTTACCTCAACAATGAAGCGTGcccaaattttatcatctctaGTTTCCATTACTCCTTTCAAGATGTTCAACTGGAAGCCCCGGATTATATCTGCTATCTCAAGAAAATATCCCTGTTCCTCACAAAGCATCTGCAAcaggaaaatgaaaatacattGGTGGATTGCCAATGCTGAAAGTAGACTTGAAGAAGCTTTTTTATTTGCCTTCCTATACCTCTATGAGCATTTGGCCAGGTGGGTGGTCCTCAACTATAATGGGGCAAACCATCGTTTGACTTCCCACTTCAAATGCCCATGTAGAACCACCGCTTCCCCCACCCATGCTGTTGTCTCTAAGAACCACTCCATTCTCTTGGCCTATCAGCTACagaatccaaaaaaaaattgttttgcaTTAGAGAATGGTAATAAACAAGCATCGATCCTGTGCTTATTAAACCTTGTCCAAGCTAATCAAAATACAAAGTGAACTAAACTAGTCACCTTTGGCTCATCAGATTGTTTAAGCCTGTCTGCATATTTTGTCATGCCTTGCAAGAAAAGCATGTATTTGATGGTCCGATCCAACAGAGAATCAATGCTGCACTGTTACATCATAAGACCAAAGTAATCATCAGCATCACATATAAGATGTTAGATAATATAAAATGGGGAATggttaaaaaaatccaaaatataagaataaCTTGCATGATCCTCAAGTGATACAAGGAATTACTTTTCTCCCACTAATCAGACACTTTGTTCCCAAGATTATATGTCAACAAAAAGACTAAAAGACTTAAGTACCTTTCCACCATGAGGGATGATCCCCCTCAATTCTTTGATACGGTCTTGGATCTGCTGCCGGTCTTTAGGCCTTGGTCGCGTACTCTCCCCTGGCCTAGCCCTTTTTCTGGTTGCCTTTGCAGGTTCCTCAGGCTTCTGAGGTCGTGCTAGACCAGTGTTCCCCACATTGACGCTATAGCTATCATCAATCCATAAACCTACCTGTGATTTTGAGAGAACTTCTTTCTTGGgtacattatttttcttctccagGTTGTATCCAGGTTGCATTGTGTTCATGCTCCCATTAGAGCAAGCAAGACTAGCCAACTGTAATTGATTGCTATTCACAGATGAACTATCCACCCTGGCTCTTTTGGTGGTGGgtattttttcctcaaaactaGATTTGGCAAAAGACTTAGAATTACTTATGCCATCCAGAAGTTCTTGAAGGCCTAACTCTGAGAATAACCCCTTCCTGGGGCCAGCCACGGAACTGACATCCAACTCTGAGACGCATTCTGACAGACAAGTATCATTGGCAGCACTCATTACCGGCATTATGAGATCTTCCCCAGATTGATCATAGCCAAAATCCAGTCCCAAATTGTCAAACAGACAATTTTCAGCACCATGCATAATTGCAGAATCCTCTTTTCCATCAGAGTTGAATGTATTAGGGTTGGAACTTTGAACAGAATTACCAGGACTTTTTGATGTAAAACGATTAAAGACATCGCCTCCAACCAGAAAAGATGATGCTGAAGTAACTCCTATTGGTTGTGAGCAGTCATTACCCAATGCAGTTGCTACCCTATTGAAGCCATGTGCTGGTGGGGGAGA from Juglans regia cultivar Chandler chromosome 2, Walnut 2.0, whole genome shotgun sequence carries:
- the LOC109020141 gene encoding transcription factor bHLH157-like isoform X1; translated protein: MGEAETGSALKKTLKFLCCSDGWSYGVFWRLAQRDSFRLLTFEDAYYQEQEGAMVDMLPQVHMMGEGVIGQAAFTGKHRWMFADVLGEDWDSIGSFESQDIFQDGFEFRYQFSSGIKTIAVISVAPQGVVLFGSTQKILERSEFLDQTKRLFQELTNVEESIPLEKALSSLNSDAYVLNGLFDSSISSGNSRNGDLNAICYDSRKEVLGESYSATILNESSHTMLEIHDARMAPLLGDWDHPDNRLLTGGTETQILLSDKLSTQLQQVFVQSTSPTSTGSTEDFMLTSFDPLLASQSRVQDSSNPFTSKASSLDSCRNTVINVQGDDLSQHFCPSTLVKEGKLPETATSMHNFSEFKPDDFTTEVSKLCLVDDLSQWFSPPPAHGFNRVATALGNDCSQPIGVTSASSFLVGGDVFNRFTSKSPGNSVQSSNPNTFNSDGKEDSAIMHGAENCLFDNLGLDFGYDQSGEDLIMPVMSAANDTCLSECVSELDVSSVAGPRKGLFSELGLQELLDGISNSKSFAKSSFEEKIPTTKRARVDSSSVNSNQLQLASLACSNGSMNTMQPGYNLEKKNNVPKKEVLSKSQVGLWIDDSYSVNVGNTGLARPQKPEEPAKATRKRARPGESTRPRPKDRQQIQDRIKELRGIIPHGGKCSIDSLLDRTIKYMLFLQGMTKYADRLKQSDEPKLIGQENGVVLRDNSMGGGSGGSTWAFEVGSQTMVCPIIVEDHPPGQMLIEMLCEEQGYFLEIADIIRGFQLNILKGVMETRDDKIWARFIVEASSHVTRIDIFLSLVQLLKQMTTSSKDTAYESNNAIDGVGISLLDSNQQQNLLHPISLAETLGC
- the LOC109020141 gene encoding transcription factor bHLH157-like isoform X2, yielding MGEAETGSALKKTLKFLCCSDGWSYGVFWRLAQRDSLLLTFEDAYYQEQEGAMVDMLPQVHMMGEGVIGQAAFTGKHRWMFADVLGEDWDSIGSFESQDIFQDGFEFRYQFSSGIKTIAVISVAPQGVVLFGSTQKILERSEFLDQTKRLFQELTNVEESIPLEKALSSLNSDAYVLNGLFDSSISSGNSRNGDLNAICYDSRKEVLGESYSATILNESSHTMLEIHDARMAPLLGDWDHPDNRLLTGGTETQILLSDKLSTQLQQVFVQSTSPTSTGSTEDFMLTSFDPLLASQSRVQDSSNPFTSKASSLDSCRNTVINVQGDDLSQHFCPSTLVKEGKLPETATSMHNFSEFKPDDFTTEVSKLCLVDDLSQWFSPPPAHGFNRVATALGNDCSQPIGVTSASSFLVGGDVFNRFTSKSPGNSVQSSNPNTFNSDGKEDSAIMHGAENCLFDNLGLDFGYDQSGEDLIMPVMSAANDTCLSECVSELDVSSVAGPRKGLFSELGLQELLDGISNSKSFAKSSFEEKIPTTKRARVDSSSVNSNQLQLASLACSNGSMNTMQPGYNLEKKNNVPKKEVLSKSQVGLWIDDSYSVNVGNTGLARPQKPEEPAKATRKRARPGESTRPRPKDRQQIQDRIKELRGIIPHGGKCSIDSLLDRTIKYMLFLQGMTKYADRLKQSDEPKLIGQENGVVLRDNSMGGGSGGSTWAFEVGSQTMVCPIIVEDHPPGQMLIEMLCEEQGYFLEIADIIRGFQLNILKGVMETRDDKIWARFIVEASSHVTRIDIFLSLVQLLKQMTTSSKDTAYESNNAIDGVGISLLDSNQQQNLLHPISLAETLGC